In Thermoproteales archaeon, a single genomic region encodes these proteins:
- a CDS encoding MBL fold metallo-hydrolase — protein sequence MFLVNKEGFEEGALSLKPVDYVKIIVVIDNNEGSRGLETAWGVAMYVETENTAFLFDTGPDPTTLEINIEKLSLDIDKIDFVFISHEHGDHAGGLAYVARVKPGIKIYIPKHSSNYIKSRIRKNFSLVEVDKPEIIVDGLISSGELYGGLYEQSLAVYVKDKGLVILTGCSHPGIENIVKHFHELTNLPIYAVIGGFHLGGASHERLKKIADTFKELNVKMVFPIHCSGDSARSFFAKELGEVYKDGHVGLELYISKDAVTIEG from the coding sequence ATGTTTCTTGTAAATAAGGAAGGGTTTGAGGAGGGTGCATTATCTTTGAAACCAGTAGACTATGTTAAGATTATTGTGGTAATCGATAACAATGAAGGTTCTAGAGGTTTAGAAACTGCATGGGGCGTTGCTATGTATGTTGAAACAGAGAATACTGCCTTCCTATTTGATACAGGTCCTGATCCCACTACTTTAGAAATTAATATTGAAAAACTTTCCCTAGATATTGATAAGATAGATTTCGTTTTTATTTCTCATGAGCATGGAGACCATGCTGGCGGTCTAGCTTATGTAGCCCGTGTAAAGCCAGGAATAAAAATTTACATTCCAAAACATTCAAGCAACTACATAAAAAGTAGGATTAGAAAAAACTTTTCATTAGTGGAAGTTGACAAGCCTGAAATTATAGTCGATGGTTTGATCAGTTCGGGAGAACTATATGGAGGGTTATACGAGCAGTCTTTAGCTGTATATGTTAAGGATAAAGGCTTAGTTATTCTCACCGGATGCTCGCATCCCGGTATAGAAAACATTGTAAAACATTTTCACGAGTTAACAAATCTTCCTATATACGCTGTTATAGGCGGTTTTCATTTAGGCGGCGCAAGCCATGAAAGACTAAAAAAGATAGCTGATACCTTTAAAGAGCTTAACGTGAAAATGGTTTTTCCAATACATTGCAGTGGAGATTCTGCGAGATCGTTTTTCGCTAAAGAGCTAGGAGAAGTTTACAAAGATGGACATGTTGGACTAGAGCTTTACATTTCAAAAGATGCTGTTACTATCGAGGGTTGA